In the Setaria italica strain Yugu1 chromosome VI, Setaria_italica_v2.0, whole genome shotgun sequence genome, one interval contains:
- the LOC101765462 gene encoding transcription factor bHLH14 translates to MDEHARPTSSTSNPPSPASFFSAAGNGGLVLEFPYTEVLEQWLMDDDDDNAQDQPPLEHGAVSGDGGGSSADLSSMNNNNPPAAAATKRRGRKPGPSSGAGPAFSHVEAERHRRDKLHRRFCDLRAAVPNVTRMDKASLLADATAYISELRARVEQLEVEATRAALRKASPFLVVDDDGAAPAAGSFGLEEDEKLEVRMVVGQESAALRLTTAARHRHATARLMDALRSLDLPVQHACACRVGGVVVQDAVVDVPTALRDEGRLRAALLHRLQHSG, encoded by the coding sequence ATGGATGAGCATGCCCgccccacctcctccaccagcaACCCTCCCTCCCCAGCATCTTTCTTCTCCGCTGCCGGCAACGGCGGCCTGGTGCTCGAGTTCCCCTACACCGAGGTGCTGGAGCAATGGCtgatggacgacgacgacgacaacgcaCAGGACCAGCCGCCCCTAGAGCATGGAGCCGTGTCGGGCGACGGGGGCGGAAGCTCCGCTGACTTGTCCAGCATGAATAATAATAACCCGCCGGCAGCTGCGGCGACGAAGCGGCGGGGGCGGAAGCCTGGGCCCAGCTCCGGGGCCGGCCCTGCCTTCAGCCACGTGGAGGCCGAGCGGCACCGCCGGGACAAGCTCCACCGCCGGTTTTgcgacctccgcgccgccgtgccCAACGTGACCCGGATGGACAAGGCGTCCCTCCTCGCCGACGCCACGGCCTACATCTCCGAGCTGCGCGCCCGCGTGGAGCAGCTCGAGGTCGAGGCCACGCGGGCCGCCTTGCGGAAGGCGAGCCCGTTCCTCGtggtggacgacgacggcgccgccccggcggccggctcgTTCGGGCTCGAGGAGGATGAGAAGCTGGAGGTGCGGATGGTGGTCGGGCAGGAGTCGGCGGCGCTGCGCCTGACGACCGCGGCGCGTCACCGCCACGCCACCGCGCGCCTCATGGACGCGCTCCGCTCGCTGGACCTGCCCGTGCAGCACGCCTGCGCGTGCCGCGTCGGCGGGGTGGTCGTGCAGGACGCCGTCGTCGACGTGCCCACCGCGCTGCGGGACGAGGGCCGCCTCCGGGCGGCGCTGCTCCACAGGCTGCAGCACAGCGGCTAG